The Acidobacteriota bacterium region GATAGAGGTCGTCCCGAGTCCCATCGTTGCGGCGGGCGCGCTTCATCTTGGAGAGGGAATCCCACTCGTAGGCGAAGCCCAGGGAACCAGCCCCCAAGGTGAGCTGGTTGCCGCCGCGTCGTAGCCGGCACTTCGCGGTCGACCAGCAGGGTTGACTGCGAAGTGCCTCCCCGCTTCGCTTAGAGCTTAATGGGAGCACGTTTGGTGCTCTCAATTACGCTCGAGCGCCGAACGGACAGCGCGCCCTGCCTCCTCGGGGATGGCGTCTCGGTCTCTCAACCTGCCAAGGTCTCAACCGTTCACGAATTCTCTGGCCGCCGCGACGATACCTTCCTCGAAGTCATGGCGAGCTTCGGGGCGATCCTCCCATTCGCTGGCCGCATAGACGAATGAATCGAGCTCCGGAAATTCTTCGTCTGATGCACGATGAGTGAGGTCCCAGATTTGCTTCGCCCCGAGGTAGACCCCTGTCGTGCCAGAGAGGATTCCTTTCGCCGTCTCTCGCGCCAAGTGCATCACCGCATCCCGCTTGCCAGGCACAGCGACGCGGAGTTCCGAGAGCGCTCGTTTAAACATCCCTCTCGCTTCCTCGATCTCGGTTGCGTTCAGCCCAGCCAGGATTCGGAGCGAAGGCGAGTCGCAGCCGCTTACAAGCGCCTGCACTCCGACTCGAATAAGTTCATCCGATTGAAGCAGCCCTAGCACGGCTCTTGAGGCAGCTACCTTCAACCCATTGGTGTTCATTTGAACTTGAATCCTTCCCGAGCACCAGTCTTGAGGTTTTCCCAATAGTGAACGACTGTCCTGGTTCCGTCCGGGTTCTCATGCACATGCTGCATCTTGGCCCAGGCGTCCTCCGGGTACTCCGGATCGTTTATCTTCCCCTGCATAATTCGTTTCCCGGCCCCACCCTGGGCCTCATCGAGAGCCAGCGTTTCAGGGAGGTCTCGCGGCGTGGTCCGCGCGGTCCTCCTTGGGACTTCTTGGGCAGCCTCGGCCGCCCTAGTCGCCTGTTTGGCCTTCCTGATCTCCTTGGCGGCTCGATAGGCCCTGAGAGTCTTGGCGGCAATACCCGCGATGACGGCATCCTCAGGTCCGGGCATGAGCAGCGAGACTCCGAGCATAGCTCCTCCGGCCCTTGCTTTGGCGTTGTCGAAGTACTGCTCGGAGGAGATCTCTCCATTCAAGAGCGCCTGGTTGTCCCTCTCCATGGCTAGGACCGCGGCGGTCTCTCGACCATCGGGATCGACAAACTTGACCGGATTGCCTCGCCCATAGGCATAGCGATTCCAGCTCTGGGGCGCCCCCGGCTTGCCGGATTCCCGTGCCGGATCGACGCTCAGAAACCGTCCATTGAGCGGATTGCAGTACCGGGCATGCATGTAGTCAAGGTCATCCCCCTGACCGGCGGTGCCGTGCAGGTCCCTTTCATGCCCGGTGAACTTCATCCGCTCGGTGGACCCGTTGGGCACGGACTCTTCCCCAAACGGAAAGTAGGTATGAAGCCCCGCGCTGCGGCCATCGGCCTTGGTGATGAGCCTCGGGGTGCCGAGATGGTCGAGGTGGAAGAAACGTAGCCCCTCGGCCGGTCTCCAGGAAGCCAGCAGCTGACCATCCCGGTGGACGTGGTCTTCCCGGTGGTTCCAGGTTCCGGCGGAGCCGCCGACGGTGCCCCAGGTGCGCAGTACCTGGCCGCCGA contains the following coding sequences:
- a CDS encoding RHS repeat-associated core domain-containing protein yields the protein VVKGTMGGGNSQSYTYDAFGNISAVTTVRSGVSTTRGYGIVRSTNRLSATGYDAAGNQLHFGSGTTGYTYTWDALSKLRSKQSGNGAIEDYYLYTADDERINTLHWAESPIEETWTLRDLGGQVLRTWGTVGGSAGTWNHREDHVHRDGQLLASWRPAEGLRFFHLDHLGTPRLITKADGRSAGLHTYFPFGEESVPNGSTERMKFTGHERDLHGTAGQGDDLDYMHARYCNPLNGRFLSVDPARESGKPGAPQSWNRYAYGRGNPVKFVDPDGRETAAVLAMERDNQALLNGEISSEQYFDNAKARAGGAMLGVSLLMPGPEDAVIAGIAAKTLRAYRAAKEIRKAKQATRAAEAAQEVPRRTARTTPRDLPETLALDEAQGGAGKRIMQGKINDPEYPEDAWAKMQHVHENPDGTRTVVHYWENLKTGAREGFKFK